Proteins encoded together in one Schistocerca americana isolate TAMUIC-IGC-003095 chromosome 8, iqSchAmer2.1, whole genome shotgun sequence window:
- the LOC124544852 gene encoding endocuticle structural glycoprotein SgAbd-5-like, giving the protein MKTVLILAALVAICAARPQQADPRTAVIEELTSDNIGVGPWSWGYRTSNGISQQEQGTIENQGSEDEAIAVRGSYSFIGADGKTYTITYVADRNGFQPQGDFLPKRR; this is encoded by the exons ATGAAGACT GTTCTGATTCTCGCAGCCCTGGTGGCCATCTGCGCAGCTAGGCCCCAGCAGGCCGACCCGAGGACGGCAGTCATCGAGGAGCTGACCAGCGACAACATTGGTGTTGGACCCTGGAGCTGGGG ATACCGCACCAGCAACGGCATCTCGCAGCAGGAACAGGGCACCATCGAGAACCAAGGCTCTGAGGATGAAGCAATCGCCGTTCGAGGCAGCTACTCCTTCATCGGCGCCGACGGCAAGACCTACACCATCACTTACGTCGCCGACAGGAATGGCTTCCAGCCCCAGGGTGACTTCCTGCCCAAGCGCCGATAA